The Bacillota bacterium genome has a window encoding:
- a CDS encoding (2Fe-2S)-binding protein: protein MNGRDVRAKVPATRTLLDFLRDDLGLTGAKEGCGKGECGACTVLVDGKPVNSCLMLAYQADGRRVETIEGLEHDGRLHPIQEAFVSEGAVQCGFCTPGMIMSAKALLDSNPNPTREEVLRAISGNLCRCTGYAKIIKAIEVAAARLRMARGVEESGRSAADGALKEAEGCAGPSPE, encoded by the coding sequence GTGAACGGTCGCGACGTTAGGGCGAAGGTGCCCGCGACCCGCACCTTGCTGGACTTCCTCCGCGACGACTTGGGCCTGACCGGTGCGAAAGAGGGGTGTGGCAAGGGGGAGTGCGGGGCGTGCACCGTGCTCGTCGACGGCAAGCCCGTGAATTCCTGCCTGATGCTGGCTTACCAGGCGGACGGGAGACGTGTGGAGACAATCGAAGGCCTCGAGCACGACGGCCGGCTTCACCCGATCCAGGAGGCCTTTGTCAGCGAAGGCGCGGTGCAGTGCGGCTTCTGTACACCGGGCATGATCATGTCAGCTAAGGCGTTGCTGGACTCCAACCCCAATCCCACGAGGGAAGAGGTCCTGCGGGCGATATCCGGCAACCTTTGCAGGTGCACGGGGTATGCAAAGATAATCAAGGCCATTGAGGTAGCTGCCGCAAGGCTGCGCATGGCGCGTGGGGTGGAAGAGAGCGGTCGTTCGGCGGCCGACGGCGCTCTCAAGGAGGCGGAGGGTTGCGCCGGGCCCTCACCGGAATGA
- a CDS encoding ornithine carbamoyltransferase: MHSLLRGKHFITTQEWTLEELEMVLDVAWDLKKLFAMGVPHRYLQDKTLFMMFFEQSTRTRNSFEAGMTQLGGHAHDLTPDKLQISHGESAKDTAMVLSRYGHGIAIRNCFFGIGNKYIREVAKWSRVPVFNMQCDIYHPCQALGDLMTIREKFPGEMRGRKFVMSWAYAPSYMKPMSVPQSLILLMTRFGMDVTLAHPPGFELMPEVMKQAQDNARQAGVKFEVVHDMDAAFEGAHVVYPKSWGALMTTQDKDESMAIAKKYTDWICDERRMRLTAEDSIYMHCLPADRGYEVTEEVIDGPHSVVFDEAENRLHVQKALLALCMGGRP, translated from the coding sequence GTGCACTCGCTGTTGCGCGGCAAGCATTTCATCACGACCCAGGAGTGGACGCTGGAAGAGCTGGAGATGGTACTGGACGTAGCGTGGGACCTCAAGAAACTCTTCGCCATGGGAGTGCCCCACCGTTACCTGCAAGACAAGACTCTTTTCATGATGTTCTTCGAGCAGTCCACCAGGACGCGGAACTCGTTCGAAGCCGGGATGACCCAGCTGGGCGGGCACGCCCACGATCTCACGCCTGACAAGCTCCAGATAAGCCACGGAGAGTCCGCCAAGGACACGGCAATGGTGCTCAGCAGGTACGGCCACGGCATCGCCATAAGGAACTGCTTCTTCGGAATAGGCAACAAGTACATACGTGAGGTCGCGAAGTGGTCGAGGGTCCCCGTTTTCAACATGCAGTGTGACATCTACCACCCTTGCCAGGCGCTCGGGGACCTCATGACCATAAGGGAGAAGTTCCCCGGCGAGATGCGCGGGCGAAAATTCGTGATGTCGTGGGCATATGCTCCGAGCTACATGAAGCCCATGTCCGTTCCCCAATCGCTCATCCTCCTCATGACGAGGTTCGGTATGGACGTGACCCTAGCTCATCCGCCGGGATTCGAGCTGATGCCAGAGGTCATGAAACAAGCCCAGGACAATGCCAGGCAGGCCGGGGTCAAGTTTGAGGTCGTCCATGACATGGACGCGGCCTTCGAGGGGGCGCACGTGGTCTACCCGAAGAGCTGGGGTGCGCTCATGACGACCCAGGACAAGGACGAGTCCATGGCCATCGCGAAGAAATACACCGACTGGATATGCGACGAGAGGCGCATGAGGCTCACCGCGGAGGACTCCATCTATATGCACTGTCTCCCGGCGGACCGCGGCTACGAGGTCACTGAAGAGGTGATAGACGGTCCCCACTCGGTGGTGTTTGACGAGGCCGAGAACAGGCTGCATGTGCAGAAGGCGCTCCTTGCGCTCTGCATGGGCGGGCGGCCGTGA